The Candidatus Deferrimicrobiaceae bacterium region ACAAACCGTACCGAAGGAGGGAATAAAACTCCGTGGACAGCGGTTGCAGATGTCCCCAGGAGGCCATTTCAGCCTTCCTCTCCGAAGGAACGCTCTTCCTCAGGAAAACGGCGAGGCACCATACGCCCCCTGGCCGAAGAAACCGACCTGAAACGGAACATCGCTCCGGGTAATGGGTCCTGATGGAAAAAATCAGGTTCGTCTACTATAAGATAAATTTTCGACACCGTTCAATTTTTTTCTCGCCCTCCCGTGCGGGAATGCCCATAAACCGCGATCCCGCAGCCAGCTCCCCTCCCCGGCAAGGCGGTACCCTCCGAAGAACTGCCGTCGATGACGTATGGTACAATGCGGCATTCGCGCGGGGAACCCCCGGTGAAACGGAACGGAGACCGGGTTCATCTCTCTACCGGTGATTCCCGGGAGAACCGTGCCGATGTCGTAAGGAAGGAACGCCCGGATGTGCCGCATGATCGCCTTTGCCTCTCGGGAACCTCGGGAGATCGCGCCGTTTCTCTCCCACCTTGCCCGGCTTTCCGCCCAGGGAAAACTGGTGGACGGGTGGGAAAGACGCCCGGGCGGGAATCACCCCGACGGATGGGGGATCGCGATCCGCCAGAAGGGGAAAACCCGGCTGATCCGGAGCGGGGAGCCCGCCGCCACCGATCCCACCCTAAGCGGGATCCGGGGGAGCACCGACCGGTTCCTCGGCCACGTCCGGTACGCCTCCGACACGAGCACGGTCAACGCCGCCAACGCCCACCCGTTTCTCGTGCGGGGGATCGCCCTCGCGCACAACGGAACGTTCAAGGGGCGGATCGGGGAGGAGGCCGAACAGCGCAAGGCGAGCGACACGCTCGTCTTTCTCGAATCGCTCGCGGACCGCTGGAAGGAGAGGACACCCGCCGGGCTTTGCGAGGCGCTGTCGACCCTGCTGGGGGATACGGCGGGGGTGGGGGCGTATTCCGCCGCGAACCTGCTGATCGCGCACGGGGAGGCGATATTCGCCCTCCGGAACTACCGGAAGCGCGAAGACTACTACACGCTTTTCCTCCGGGTCGAACCCGGACTGGTCATCCTTGCGAGCGAACCCCTCGATGCCTCGCCCCGGTGGAGGGCGCTGGAAAACGGGGAACTGGTCGAACTGTGCCTGCCGTCCCCCCGGTCCCTGTTCCTGGCGAAGGCGGCGTGACCTCCGACATGGCGACCCCCGTCGATCTGCGATCCGACACCGTCACGCTCCCCTCCCCGGGGATGCGAAAAGCGATGGCCCGCGCCAAGGTCGGCGACTCCCAGCGGGGGGAGGATCCCTCCGTGCGGGCTCTGGAGGAGTACGCCGCCTCCCGGTTCGGCAAGGAAGCGGGACTTTTCGTCCCCTCGGGGACGATGGGGAACCTGGTCTCGGTGTCCGCATGGACCCGGCCGGGGGACATCGTCGTCGCCTCCGCGGCTTCCCACATCGCGGGGCGCGAGGGGCCGGGCATCTCGAACCTGGCCGCCGTCGCCATCCTGGGGATCGACGCTCCCCGCGGGATCTTCACGGCGGACGACGTCGCCCGGGCGATCGCGGCGGCCCCGCTGCGGAGCAGGGCGAAGGTCCGGCTGGTGGCCGCGGAGAACACCCATAACGCGGGCGGGGGGGCGGTCTTTCCCATCGCCTCCCTGAGGCGGATCCGCAGCGTCTGCCGCAAGGAAGGGATCCCGCTTCACATCGACGGGTCCCGGATCTTCAACGCCTCGGTCGCCTCCGGTGTGCCGCCCGTGGAATACGGCAAAGCATGCCAATCCCTGATGTTCTGCCTCTCCAAGGGGCTGGGGGCGCCCGTGGGATCGGTCGTCGTGGGGTCCCGGGAGTTCATCGGGGAGGCAAGGAATGTGGGATTGCGCGTAGGCGGGGGGATGCGCCAGGCGGGGATCGTAGCCAGCGGCGGCCTCTACGCCCTCCGGCACAACGTCGCCCGGCTCGCGGAGGACCACGAGAACGCACGCGTGCTCGCCCGGGCGCTCGCGGAGATCCCCGGGATCGACATGATCAACTCCCCTGCGGAGACGAACATCGTCCTGTTCCGGTGGAAACTCCCCGCCATGTCCCTCCCCGATTTCCAGGAGACGCTTCGCAAGGAGGGAGTCCTCGTGGACGACCGGGCGTTCCCGCTCTTCCGGGCGGTCACGCACCTCGGGGTAGGGAAAAAGGAGATCGCCCGGGCCATCCGGGCATTCCGCAAGGTCTTCCGGTAGGTTAGTGGGACCGTTCCTTCGACCCGCGGGCGATGTCTTCGGCCACCTCGCCCACCGTCTGCTTCATCATCCGATCCGCGATCTTTTTCGGGCTGTCGCCCGGGGAGGACATCTTCGAGACCCAGTTGCCCCCCTTGCGTATGAATCCGCCGCCTCCGCCGACCTGCCGTTGCGCCTTCCCGCCGCAGTGCGGGCATTTTTTCAGTTCCGGGTCGGTGATCCGCTGCTCCTTCTCGAACTCCCCGCACTTTTCGCACTTGTACTCGTAGGTCGGCACGTCGTCCCCCCTCGTCTCGTTCCAAAACAGTAACATTATCGCACGAACCCCACCCCGCCGCCACCCGCATCGGCCCGCGTGATGGGGGCGGGCATTCGCGGGTATCGCTCCGCAGCCTCGGAGGGGGGCTCCGTTCGTGGCTCGCCGTGCGGTGAACCCGCACGGCTGCGCTCCGGCCTCCAGGGGTCCGTTGCCGAAGAGGCCGTGCACCGAGAGGGTCGATGCGCCGCTTCCGGCAAGGCGCCCGACCGAAGCGTACCCGCTGCGGTACGGTGAGGGAGGGCAACGAAGTCGGAGCGGATGCAGCGGCCCTCGAATGCCGGGATCTGAGGGAATGGACTCCTGGAGGCCGGTCTCACTGCGCCCCCACTCCTTCGGCTTGCTGCGCTCTCCG contains the following coding sequences:
- a CDS encoding GntG family PLP-dependent aldolase, which gives rise to MTSDMATPVDLRSDTVTLPSPGMRKAMARAKVGDSQRGEDPSVRALEEYAASRFGKEAGLFVPSGTMGNLVSVSAWTRPGDIVVASAASHIAGREGPGISNLAAVAILGIDAPRGIFTADDVARAIAAAPLRSRAKVRLVAAENTHNAGGGAVFPIASLRRIRSVCRKEGIPLHIDGSRIFNASVASGVPPVEYGKACQSLMFCLSKGLGAPVGSVVVGSREFIGEARNVGLRVGGGMRQAGIVASGGLYALRHNVARLAEDHENARVLARALAEIPGIDMINSPAETNIVLFRWKLPAMSLPDFQETLRKEGVLVDDRAFPLFRAVTHLGVGKKEIARAIRAFRKVFR
- a CDS encoding class II glutamine amidotransferase, with protein sequence MIAFASREPREIAPFLSHLARLSAQGKLVDGWERRPGGNHPDGWGIAIRQKGKTRLIRSGEPAATDPTLSGIRGSTDRFLGHVRYASDTSTVNAANAHPFLVRGIALAHNGTFKGRIGEEAEQRKASDTLVFLESLADRWKERTPAGLCEALSTLLGDTAGVGAYSAANLLIAHGEAIFALRNYRKREDYYTLFLRVEPGLVILASEPLDASPRWRALENGELVELCLPSPRSLFLAKAA
- a CDS encoding zinc ribbon domain-containing protein — encoded protein: MLLFWNETRGDDVPTYEYKCEKCGEFEKEQRITDPELKKCPHCGGKAQRQVGGGGGFIRKGGNWVSKMSSPGDSPKKIADRMMKQTVGEVAEDIARGSKERSH